The genomic window ACGGATCAGTTCGGGGGAATTACCGGTGCGACGACGCCGCTCGGCCCTCGGCCGCCGTGAGCCGTCGCTCGCGGTCGAGACCATCGCGTTACCTTGGTCCCGACACCCCTGTCACGTCCCTTCCCCCACGGAGGTATCTCCCAATGTCAACCGTCGCTCAGACCGACGGGGCGCCGGGCCGCACCCAGCGCCTCATCGGGAAGGGCTGGATCCAGGCGGTCGCCCTCGTCATGCTCTTCGGCTTCACGGTCATGGGCATGCTCGCGTGGCGCACCTACTCGGACTCCATGCCCCAGCCCGAGAAGGTCGTCACCGAGTCCGGTGAGACCGTCTTCACCACCCAGGACATCACCAAGGGCCAGGAGATCTTCCAGGCCCGCGGCCTCATGGAGTACGGCACGATCGTCGGCCACGGCGGCTACCTCGGCCCGGACTTCACCGCCCAGTACCTCCGCATGGAGGCACTGTCCGTCGAGAAGCAGCTCGAGCAGGCCGGAGACGCCAACGCCGCCGAGAGCATGAAGACCATGCTCCGGACCAACCGCTACGACGCCGGGACCGGCACGCTGGTCTGGACCGACGAGCAGGTCGAGGCCTACGACCAGGCCGTCGAGTACTACACGAACATGTTCGGGCCCGACGCCCAGAAGAACGGCCTCAAGCCCGACCTCATCACGGACAAGACCGAGCTCGAGCAGGTCACCGCCTTCTTCGGCTGGACCGCCTGGGCCTCCGCCGCCGACCGCCCCGGCAAGGACTACTCGTACACGAACAACTGGCCGGCCGAGCCGCTCGTGGGCAACTCGCCCACCGGCGACCTCATGATCTGGTCCGTCATCTCCCTCATCGTCCTCATCGGCGGCATCGGCATCATGTTCGCCGTCTACGGCCGCTGGAGCGCGAAGATCGGCTGGCACTCCGAGGAGGCCCCGGCCCTGTCCTTCCGCCAGCCCGGCGAGATCGGCCTGACCAGGTCCCAGCGCGTCGTCGCCTGGTTCGTCTTCACCATCGCGGCGCTGTTCGTCGTCCAGACCCTCGTCGGGGCCCTGGCCGAGCACTACCGCGCCGACGTCCTCAGCTTCTTCGGCTTCGACATGGCCAAGTGGATCCCGTACTCGCTGGCCCGCACCTGGCACGTCCAGCTCTCCCTGTTCTGGACCGCCATCGGCCTGCTCGCCGCCGGCCTGTTCATGACGCCCTTCATCGCGCGCCGTGAGCCCAGGAAGCAGCACGTCCTCACGTGGGTCCTGCTCATCGCGGCGGCCGCCGTCGTCGTCCTGTCCTGCCTCGCCGAGGCGGCCTCCGAGCACGGCCTGTCCTGGGCCAAGGGGCCGATCTTCGCCCAGCAGTGGGAGTACCTCGACCTGCCGTTCCTCTTCCAGGTGCTGCTCACCGCGGCCCTGTTCGTGTGGGTCTTCATCATCTACCGCGCCATGCGCGGCCGCCTCAAGAACGAGCACGTCGCCAACATGCCGTGGCTCTTCATGTTCTCCGCGCTGGCCATCCCGGCCTTCTACGCGGTCGGCATGATGGCCCGCACGACGACGCACCTGTCCGTCGCCGAGTTCTGGCGCTTCTGGGTCGTCCACCTCTGGGTGGAGGACTTCCTCGAGCTCTTCACCACGGTCATGGTCGCGTACTTCTTCGTCCTCATGGGCGTCGTCCGCGAGAAGATCGCGCTCGGCATCATCTACATGGACATCATCCTGTACTCGGCCGGCGGCGTCATCGGCACGATGCACCACCTGTACTTCTCCGGCACCCCGGTGGAGAACATGGCCTTCGGCGCCTTCTTCTCCGCGGCGGAGGTCATCCCGCTGACCTTCCTCACCGTGGAGGCCTGGGCCTTCATGCAGCTCGGCGCCAACCGCCAGGGCAAGGAGGCCAAGCCCTTCCCGCACCGCTGGGCCGTCATGTACCTCGTCGCCGTCGGCTTCTGGAACTTCCTCGGCGCCGGCGTCTTCGGCTTCCTCGTCAACCTCCCGATCGTCTCCTACTACGAGATCGGCACTGCCCTGACGGCGAACCACGCGCACGCCTCCATGATGGGCGTCTACGGCTTCATGGCCCTGGGCCTCGGCATGTTCGCGCTGCGCTACCTCATCCCCGAGGACAAGTGGCCCGAGCGCCTCGCCAAGGTCTCGTTCTGGAGCCTCAACATCGGCCTCGCCTGGATGTGCTTCGCGACCCTCTTGCCGCTCGGCATCCTCCAGCTCAACGAGGCCGTCGGCACCGGCTACTTCGAGGCCCGCCAGCTCACCTACATCACGAACCACACGAACACGATCATCGAGTGGGGACGCATGCCGGGCGACCTCATCTTCATCCTCGGCGGTGCCCTGCCGTACCTCTACATCGCCTTCCTCGGCGTCAGGAACTGGCGCCACGGCAGGACGGTGGAGACCTTCGCGGAGGACGCCCTCTACGAGGAGCTCGACACCACGCCCAAGGCGTGGAAGGGCGAGCGTGCGGAGCTGAACGACTGATGCCGGTCCCCGACCTGAGCGTGTGGCTCGTCGCCGTCTACGCACTGGTCCTGCTGGGCGTTGCGTGGCTCGTGGATGTCCTCGGGTCGCGCAGCGCCCGGCGCTCGCTCAACTGGCGCCAGGCCGACTTCGTCTACCACGACGACGTCGACGGGTGGCGGTGCCACGAGGACCAGTGGCTGTGGCCCACGGCCTTCGACCCGGACAAGCGGGTCATCCGCTACGAGGGCGCCCACGCCATCTGCGGGCGCTGCCCGTCGAAGGACACGTGCTCGCCCACCCCGGGGCCCCGCGAGATCACCAAGCCGGTGGACCCGTGGCCCTACTCCGAGGCGGGTCGCTTCCACCGCGGCGTCGCCCTCGTCATCGCCACGGTCGGCTGCTTCCTGTGCCTGTTCCTCATGGTGCTGTTCCGGGGTGCGGCGGACCGCGTCCTCCTGGGCGCGACCTTCGCGCTCATGATCGGCGGGACCTACCCCCTGGCCCGGCACCTGTGGAGCACCCCGGACAACGCTCCGAAGAACCTCCCGCACGTCGGCTCCGCCGAGCGCGTCACCGCCGACGCCGCACGCCGTGCGGGAGCCGCCGCGCCCGTCCCGGTCACCATCGGCGAGCGCCCCAGCGGCTACCGATCCGTGCGCGAGGCCGCCGAGCGCATCGCGCAGGCGAAGACCGAGTCCCGCTCCACCGGGCGGGCCGTCAAGGTCTCCTTCCTGCGCGACGGCGCCGACGCCGATCCGAGCGCCGCCCCGGAGCCCGAGCTCGCGCACCTCGCCGCCGTCCGCTCCCGCAAGAGCCGCTTCGCCGGCCTCAGCGGCACGGCCGGCCAGGCCTCGACGACCGAGGAGCCGCGCCGGTCCTGGGCCTCCGCCTGGAACCCGGCCACCACCACGTCCACCTCCAGCGAGGAGTCCCTCTCATGACCATGCCCGTCGCGCTCATCATCGTGGTGATCGTGCTCATCATCCTGCTGCTCGTCTTCGGTCTGAAGATCGTCAGCCAGTACGAGCGGGGCATCGTCTTCCGGCTCGGCCGCCTCCGGCCGATCGCCCAGCCGGGCCTCCACTTCGTCGTCCCGCTCTTCGAGCGCATGGAGCGCGTCGACACCCGTGTCGTCACGCTGACGATTCCGCCCCAGGAGGTCATCACCGAGGACAACGTGCCGGCGCGCGTCAACGCCGTCGTGCTGTTCAACGTCATCGACCCGGTCAAGGCCGTCATGGAGGTGGAGAACTACGCGATCGCGACCTCCCAGATCGCCCAGACCACGCTGCGCAGCGTCCTGGGGCGCGTCGACCTCGACACGGTCCTCGCGCACCGGTCGGCGCTCAACGCGGACCTGCGCGACATCATCGAGGCCCAGACCCAGCCCTGGGGCGTCGAGGTGAGCGTCGTCGAGATCAAGGACGTCGAGATCCCCGAGCAGATGCAGCGCGCCATGGCGCGTGGCGCAGAGGCCGAGCGCGAGCGCCGGGCCAAGGTCATCAACGCCCACGGCGAGCTCCAGGCCTCCGAGGAGCTCCGCCAGGCGGCTGACACTCTCTCGAAGTCGCCCGCCTCGCTCCAGCTGCGCTACCTGCAGACGCTCCTCGAGCTCGGCGCCGACCAGAACTCGACGGTCGTCTTCCCACTGCCCATGGACCTCATCGGCCCGCTCGTCAAGCGCTTCGTCGGCTCCGACGACGCCGAGGACGCCTCCGCGCAGGGGGACGAGCCCTCCGCCGACCAGCGCGACGCCGTCGCCGAGGCCGAGCGTCTCTCGCAGCCCTCGGCTCCGGCCGACCTGCGCAGCGTCCGCGAGGCGGTCGAGGCCGCGGCCTCGGAGACGAGTCTCCCCGACGAGGAGCGCCCCGCGTTCTGACCCCGGGAGCGCCCCAGGGCGTCACCGACGGCGAGAGGGCCGCAGCACCGTGCAGGTGCTGCGGCCCTCTCGCCGTCCGTGCGAGCGGTCAGGCGCGCTCGCGCACCCTCGGCCGCCGCGCCAGCTGGCCCAGCAGGTCGACGGCGAAGACCGCGACCCCCGCCCACACGAAGCACATGGCGATCCAGCGCGCCGTCGAGATCTCCTCGTGGAAGACGCCCCAGGCGAGGAGGAACTGCATGATCGGCGCGATGTACTGGGACAGGCCGACGACGCTCAGCGGCACGCGTGCCGTGCCCGCCCCGAAGAGCAGGAGCGGGATCGCGGTGAGGGGGCCGGCGAGGAGCAGCAGCACGAGCAGGAGAGGCGAGGCCTCAGGACCCTGCATCGCGCCCGCCCCCGTGGCCTGCAGCCGGCCGAGGTAGACGAGCGCCACGGGTGCGACGACGAGGCTCTCCACGGTCAGCCCGGTGAGAGCGTCGACGCGGCTGCTCACGCGCTTCTTCACGAGCCCGTAGAACCCGAAGGTCAGTGCCAGGCCGAGGGAGACCCAGGGCAGCGAGTGCTGCATCGCCACGAGGATGAGGACGGCCACCGAGGCCAGCGCGATCGAGATCTCCTGGGCGGGTCGGAGCCTCTCGCCGAGGAAGACCGCCGCGAGGGCGACCGTGACGAGCGGGTTGATGAAGTACCCGAGCGCCGCGTCGGCCGTGTGCCCGGCGTTGACGCCGTAGACGTAGATGAGCCAGTTCGCCGTGACGAGGAACCCGGAGACCGTGAGCGTCCCCAGCAGCCGCGGCGTGGTGAGAACGGTCCGCAGCCGGCTCCAGCCGCGGCGGACGGCGACGAGGACGAGGCAGGTGGCCAACGTCCACAGGACCCGGTGCCCGATGATCTCGACGGCACCGGCGGCGTCGAGCAGGCGGAAGAACAGTGGGAAGAAGCCCCACAGCACGTAGCAGCCGACGACCATCGCGAGGCCCGCGCCCGAGCGCGTCTCCGCGGTCGTGGTCCCCGGGGCGCCGCCGGTCGAGGTCTCGGGCCGGTTGTCGGGGGAGGGCGCGGGGGAGTGGGTCATACTGCTTCCGTTCGCGGTCGGGCGAGGGGGATCCTATCGACGCCGCCGCCTCCCTAAGATGGTCCGGCCGCGCCCCGAGACGCGGCAGCCGACGCCCCGAACCCGAGGAGAAACCCATGGCTGACGCCGCTCGCGCCCGCAAGGTCGCCGACCGCATCCACCAGACCGTCGCCCGCCTCCTCCAGGGCAGGATCAAGGACCCGCGCCTCGGCTTCGTCACCGTCACCGACGTCAAGGTCACCGGCGACCTCCAGCACGCCACGATCTTCTACACGGTGTACGGCACGGACCGCGAGCGGCGCGAGTCCGCCGCCGCGCTGCGCTCGGCCACCGGCCTCATCCGCTCCGAGGTCGGCAAGGCCCTCGGCATCCGCCTCACCCCCTCCCTCGAGTTCCAGCTCGACGCCCTGCCCACCCAGGCCAAGACCTTCGAGGACGCCCTCGCCCAGGCCCGCGCCAAGGACGAGGAGATCGCCCGCGCCTCCGAGGGCGCCCAGTACGCCGCCAGCGAGGACCCCTATCGCCACGACGACGAGGACGAGTGGGACGAGGACGACGAGAGCGCCGGCGGCGAGCGCGTGCTGGTGCGTGACGACGCCGAGGACGGCGACACGGCCGAGGACGTCGTCCGCGCCGAGCTGCTCGCCGAGGACGACGTCGTCGGTGACGACGACGAGCGGCTCGCCGAGGGCGTCGAGGACGAGCCGGAGACGGATGACGCCCCAGGCGACGCCGGGGACGTCGACCCCGAGGACTCCGTCCGGTGAGCCGCCCCGAGGTGCCCCGCGGCGCCGTCACCGCCGCCGACGGACTCCTCGTCCTCGACAAGCCGACCGGCCTCACCAGCCACGACCTCGTCGCGCTCACCCGGCGCATGGCGGTCACGCGTAAGGTCGGCCACGCCGGCACCCTCGACCCGATGGCCACCGGCGTCCTCATCCTGGGGATCGGCCGCGCCACCCGCTTCCTCACCTACCTCGTCGGTGCCGACAAGACCTACGAGGCGACCGTCCGCCTCGGCCAGGAGACGCTGACCGAGGACGCCGAGGGCGAGGTGACGGCCGGCGCCGGCTGCGCCGCCCCCGGTGCGCCCGGCTCCCCGCTCGACGGCCTCGACGCCGCCCTCGCCGCCCTCACCGGCGACATCGAGCAGGTCCCGAGCGCCGTCTCCGCCATCAAGGCCGACGGCGTGCGCTCCTACGCGCGCGTCCGCGGGGGCGAGGACGTCGAGCTCCCCGCCCGCCCCGTCACCATCCACGCCCTCACCCCGCTCGACGAGCCGCGCCCCGCCGTCGCCGCCGACGGGACCGCCGTGGTCGACCTGAACCTGCGCGTGACGTGCTCGTCCGGCACCTACGTCCGCGCCCTCGCCCGCGACCTGGGGCGGGCCCTCGGCTGCGGCGGTCACCTCACGGCCCTGCGTCGCACCGCCGTCGGCCCCTTCACCCTCGACGACGCCCGCGCTCTCGAGACCGTCACCGCAGAGGTCGCCGACGGCGCCACCGCGGCGGAGCGCGGCGAGGACCCCGCCGGGCTCGCCACGACACCCCTGGAGGAGGTCGCGCGCCGCTGCTTCGACGCCGTCGCCCTCACCGAGGCGGAGGCGCGCGCCGTCGGCCACGGCCAGCCGCTGCCCGCCGAGCTCCTCGACCGCGCCGAGCGCCTCGACGCCCCCGTCATCCCCAAGCACCTCCGCGGTGCCGACGGCGCCCAGGAGGCGCGCGAGGTCGTCGCGGGGTTCGCCCCCGACGGCGGCCTCGTGGCACTGTTGACCCGCAAGGGCTCTCGAACGAGGCCCCTCCTCGTCCTCGCGCCCGCCTGAACCCGGGCCGGTCCCCGGACCGGACCTCGAGCCCGGCGCCGCACCGACGACCGCCGGCCACAGCCACGACACCCACGCAGCACGACCCCAGGAGACGACGATGAGCGAGCAGACCGACCAGACGCAGCAGACGGAGACCGCCGGCGGCTGCGGGTGCGGCTGCGGCGGTCACGGCGACCAGGGCGCACCGGCCGCCGACGAGCGCGCCGCCGCCCCCGTCGTCGCCCAGCCGCTCGGGGCCGGCTACACCGCACCCGAGCCCGTCACCGCCTCCTCCATGGAGGCCGCCGACCCCACCGGCATCGCCGCGAACGTCATGAGCGTCCTCGCCGACGGCACCGTCCAGGTCGCCGTCCCCGCCGACGGCGACGCCGCCGCGGCCGACGCCTCCGCGGGCGTGGTCCCCGGGCACAAGGCCGGCAACATCCTCGGCCTGCGCGACGTCTCCGCCGCGGGCAACGGCGGCGGCTGCGGCGGGCACGGTCACCACCACCACGACCACGTCCACGGCGAGCAGGCCTCCGGCGGCTGCGCCTGCGGCGCCCACTGACCGGCCGACGGGGACGGGGCGAGCAGGCGTGCAGGTCTGGTACGGGCCCGAGCAGGTGCCACCGACCCTCACGGGAGCGGACGGCACCGGGAGCGTCGTCACCATCGGAGTCTTCGACGGCGTCCACCGCGGCCACCAGGCGATCCTCGGACGGGTCGTCGCACGCGCCCACGAGGTCGACCCCGAGGGCGAGCGCCCGCTCGCCGTGGCCATCACCTTCGACCCGCACCCCGCGCGCGTCCACCGCCCCGATTCCGGGCTCGAGCTCGTCGCCTCCCTCGCCGACCGCCTCGAGGGCCTCGCCGCCGCCGGCCTCGACGCCGTCCTCGTCGTCCACTACACACTCGACTTCGCCGACCAGTCGCCCGAGGACTTCATCCGCACCTGGATCGAGGGGCTCCTCGGCGCCCGCGCCGTCGTCGTCGGCGACGACGTCCGCTTCGGCCGCGGCAACGGGGGCGACGCCGCCACGCTCACCCGCATCGGCGCGCAGGACGGCGTCGACGTCGAGATCGTCTCCGACGTCGTCTCGCCCGAGGGACGCCGCTGGTCCTCGACCTGGGTGCGCGAGCTCCTCGAGGGCGGCGACGTCGCCGGCGCCGCCCGCGTCCTCGGTCACCCGCACCGCCTGCGCGGCACCGTCGTCCACGGGCTGCGCCGTGGCCGCGAGCTCGGCTTCCCGACCGCCAACCTCGACGCCGCGAGCGTCGGAGTCGTGCCTCCCGACGGCGTCTACGCGGGCTGGCTCGTGCGCGAGCCCGGAGCCGGCGAGTCCCGAGGGGCGGGGGAGGAGCGGCTGCCCGCGGCCATCTCCATCGGCACCAACCCGACCTTCGACGACGTCCCGGAGCGGACCGTCGAGGCCTACGTCCTCGGTCGCGCCGACCTCGACCTGTACGGGCAGGTCGTCGCCATCGAGCTCGTCGAGCGGCTGCGCCCGATGCTCGCCTTCGACGGCCTCGAGCCGCTGCTGACCCAGATGGACCAGGACGTGCGCGACGCCGCCCGTGCCCTCGAGGTGCCCGAGCCCGAGCGGCTGCGCGTCCGCCCTGAGGACGTCACCGCCTGAGCCGGGAGCGGACCAGGCGCCGGGTCGTCCTGAGACCGAGCCCACGGCGCTCGGCGCCGTTCCGGCGGTCGGGGCGCGTCCGGACGCTGGTAGGGTTGGCGGGCCGTCGATCGGCCGCGGACGTGTCATGCCCGGGAGAACAAGCCCCGGCGCTCCGCGCAACGAGAAAGAGGAGCAAACCGTGTCGGTTTCCCCCGAGCGCAAGAAGCAGATCATCGCCGAGTACGCCACCCACGAGGGTGACACGGGCTCCCCCGAGGTCCAGGTCGCCGTTCTGTCCGAGCGCATCTCCAACCTCACCGAGCACTTCAAGACCCACACGCACGACCACCACTCGCGCCGCGGTCTCTACCTCCTCATCGGCAAGCGCCGTCGCCTCCTCGACTACCTCATGAAGGAGGACATCGAGCGCTACCGCGCCCTCATCGCCAGGCTCGGCATCCGCCGCTGAGCCCGCGCGAGCGCAGCTCGAGCCCGTCGCCCCGGCCCCGCCTCCCCTGGGAGAGCGGGGTCGGGGCGCGTTCGCGCCCCGGAGCGGCGCCTGCTCGGGGAGTGAGGGCGGGGAGGCCGTGAGTCGGCCGTGGGGCGGGGCGCCGAGGCGGCGAGCGGGGCCGGGCCGCGCGCCCGCGCCGCGTCCCATCTCACGGGGGAGAACGTCCCGGCTCCCGCGAGATCGCGCGCCCCCACGGTAGGATCGCAGGGTCCGCGTCGCGCGTGGGCGCCGGGGTCGCCCCGGGCCGACGGCGCGACCGCAGGGGCAGGGCGCGTCGCCCGCCTCTTGCGCCGCGGACCCGGCGACGGGGAACGACCCCGGCCGCCGGACGGCAGGGCACGTCGGTTTTCGGTGGTGGCCTCCGGAACGGTGCGCGGGCGAGTCGCCCGCACGGGCTGGGCCCGAGCCGCTCCGTGGGCCTCGATCGAAGGCCACGGTCCTGCCCCGATCGACAGAAAGAGACACATCACCGATGTTCCTTGATGACCCTGAGGTCACCGCCGCCGAGGCCGTGATCGACAACGGCTCCTTCGGCAAGCGCGTCGTCCGCTTCGAGACCGGCCGCCTCGCCAAGCAGGCCGCCGGCTCCGCCATGGCCTACCTCGACGGCGAGACCGCCATCCTGTCCGCCACCACCGTGGGCAAGCACCCCAAGGACCAGTTCGACTTCTTCCCGCTCACCGTGGACGTGGAGGAGCGCCAGTACGCCGCCGGCCGCATCCCCGGCTCCTTCTTCCGCCGCGAGGGCCGCGCCGGCACCTCCGCCATCCTGGCCTGCCGCCTCATCGACCGCCCGCTGCGCCCGTCCTTCGTCAAGGGCCTGCGCAACGAGGTCCAGGTCGTCGAGACCGTCCTCGCCATCCACCCCGACGACGCCTACGACGTCCTCGCCATCAACGCGGCCTCGATGTCCACCCAGATCGCCGGCCTGCCCTTCGCCGGCCCGGTCGCCGGCACCCGCCTCGCCCTCATCGACGGGCAGTGGGTCGCCTTCCCGCGCTGGAGCGAGCTCGAGCGCGCCACCTTCAACATGGT from Actinomyces radicidentis includes these protein-coding regions:
- a CDS encoding nitric-oxide reductase large subunit; protein product: MSTVAQTDGAPGRTQRLIGKGWIQAVALVMLFGFTVMGMLAWRTYSDSMPQPEKVVTESGETVFTTQDITKGQEIFQARGLMEYGTIVGHGGYLGPDFTAQYLRMEALSVEKQLEQAGDANAAESMKTMLRTNRYDAGTGTLVWTDEQVEAYDQAVEYYTNMFGPDAQKNGLKPDLITDKTELEQVTAFFGWTAWASAADRPGKDYSYTNNWPAEPLVGNSPTGDLMIWSVISLIVLIGGIGIMFAVYGRWSAKIGWHSEEAPALSFRQPGEIGLTRSQRVVAWFVFTIAALFVVQTLVGALAEHYRADVLSFFGFDMAKWIPYSLARTWHVQLSLFWTAIGLLAAGLFMTPFIARREPRKQHVLTWVLLIAAAAVVVLSCLAEAASEHGLSWAKGPIFAQQWEYLDLPFLFQVLLTAALFVWVFIIYRAMRGRLKNEHVANMPWLFMFSALAIPAFYAVGMMARTTTHLSVAEFWRFWVVHLWVEDFLELFTTVMVAYFFVLMGVVREKIALGIIYMDIILYSAGGVIGTMHHLYFSGTPVENMAFGAFFSAAEVIPLTFLTVEAWAFMQLGANRQGKEAKPFPHRWAVMYLVAVGFWNFLGAGVFGFLVNLPIVSYYEIGTALTANHAHASMMGVYGFMALGLGMFALRYLIPEDKWPERLAKVSFWSLNIGLAWMCFATLLPLGILQLNEAVGTGYFEARQLTYITNHTNTIIEWGRMPGDLIFILGGALPYLYIAFLGVRNWRHGRTVETFAEDALYEELDTTPKAWKGERAELND
- a CDS encoding slipin family protein, which produces MTMPVALIIVVIVLIILLLVFGLKIVSQYERGIVFRLGRLRPIAQPGLHFVVPLFERMERVDTRVVTLTIPPQEVITEDNVPARVNAVVLFNVIDPVKAVMEVENYAIATSQIAQTTLRSVLGRVDLDTVLAHRSALNADLRDIIEAQTQPWGVEVSVVEIKDVEIPEQMQRAMARGAEAERERRAKVINAHGELQASEELRQAADTLSKSPASLQLRYLQTLLELGADQNSTVVFPLPMDLIGPLVKRFVGSDDAEDASAQGDEPSADQRDAVAEAERLSQPSAPADLRSVREAVEAAASETSLPDEERPAF
- the rarD gene encoding EamA family transporter RarD → MTHSPAPSPDNRPETSTGGAPGTTTAETRSGAGLAMVVGCYVLWGFFPLFFRLLDAAGAVEIIGHRVLWTLATCLVLVAVRRGWSRLRTVLTTPRLLGTLTVSGFLVTANWLIYVYGVNAGHTADAALGYFINPLVTVALAAVFLGERLRPAQEISIALASVAVLILVAMQHSLPWVSLGLALTFGFYGLVKKRVSSRVDALTGLTVESLVVAPVALVYLGRLQATGAGAMQGPEASPLLLVLLLLAGPLTAIPLLLFGAGTARVPLSVVGLSQYIAPIMQFLLAWGVFHEEISTARWIAMCFVWAGVAVFAVDLLGQLARRPRVRERA
- the truB gene encoding tRNA pseudouridine(55) synthase TruB is translated as MSRPEVPRGAVTAADGLLVLDKPTGLTSHDLVALTRRMAVTRKVGHAGTLDPMATGVLILGIGRATRFLTYLVGADKTYEATVRLGQETLTEDAEGEVTAGAGCAAPGAPGSPLDGLDAALAALTGDIEQVPSAVSAIKADGVRSYARVRGGEDVELPARPVTIHALTPLDEPRPAVAADGTAVVDLNLRVTCSSGTYVRALARDLGRALGCGGHLTALRRTAVGPFTLDDARALETVTAEVADGATAAERGEDPAGLATTPLEEVARRCFDAVALTEAEARAVGHGQPLPAELLDRAERLDAPVIPKHLRGADGAQEAREVVAGFAPDGGLVALLTRKGSRTRPLLVLAPA
- a CDS encoding bifunctional riboflavin kinase/FAD synthetase, coding for MQVWYGPEQVPPTLTGADGTGSVVTIGVFDGVHRGHQAILGRVVARAHEVDPEGERPLAVAITFDPHPARVHRPDSGLELVASLADRLEGLAAAGLDAVLVVHYTLDFADQSPEDFIRTWIEGLLGARAVVVGDDVRFGRGNGGDAATLTRIGAQDGVDVEIVSDVVSPEGRRWSSTWVRELLEGGDVAGAARVLGHPHRLRGTVVHGLRRGRELGFPTANLDAASVGVVPPDGVYAGWLVREPGAGESRGAGEERLPAAISIGTNPTFDDVPERTVEAYVLGRADLDLYGQVVAIELVERLRPMLAFDGLEPLLTQMDQDVRDAARALEVPEPERLRVRPEDVTA
- the rpsO gene encoding 30S ribosomal protein S15, encoding MSVSPERKKQIIAEYATHEGDTGSPEVQVAVLSERISNLTEHFKTHTHDHHSRRGLYLLIGKRRRLLDYLMKEDIERYRALIARLGIRR